Below is a genomic region from Anguilla anguilla isolate fAngAng1 chromosome 18, fAngAng1.pri, whole genome shotgun sequence.
GGATATATTTTAGGTTCAAGGAAGACGAGGGAGTAAGTCAGGCCGATGGCGCAAAGGGTACGTATTAAGAAAAGTTTCAGCAACTCAAATGTAGCTGGCTACAACATTGAAACGTGGCTGATGACAGACGCTCACAACTAAAACTTTTCCCTCATTTGAATGGCATGTGAGCCAGCTTCGTAGTACTTGGGTTTTACACTTCTGTCATGACGGCACACACGCTTGTGTATTTGACAACCTAACGCTAGTGAACTTAAACTTCAAATTGTATGATGtgttttctaaattaattaAGCTTTTAAATTGGAACACGGTCCGATAAAACCAATGGATTTACATTGCTTACGCTGAACATTTGACGTCTAACTCGTACTTTTTTGATCTGAACTATTCATAATAACATTTGTTAttctatattttttgtgtttacgcaatgaattaatattttttacactAAAGGGTAATAATAAATCTCAGCAcgtttcaatatttaattatttgttgtcaGAATGGTAGCTTGagcttttttgaaatatttcaggcTGTTTTCATAAATAACCGACATTAATATCGTTTTGCTGTTGTAATTAGATTTTTTGTGGGTCTAATATTGGTTTATTATtgtttgaattatttgtttaaatgaacCTTATGCAAAAGAGAAGTACCCGTTGACTTACTAAAGCTTAACTGAGCCATTTGTTTATGAGGGTAGGGTGACCATTACGGGGTAAGGGCATAGATGTGTTAAGTCCCCTTTTCTCACTTTCACTATAATTGCATTGCCACTCAAATATcattatgaataatgaattgCATACGTCGCATAGAATTTTAAAAGATAGGCCaacaaaatacaattttcacTTGATGACaaattactgtttattttgaatactgTATTATAACTAATTTGCCTTTGCAGAGTAAGCCCTCATATAGACTTTCTGTGCAAATATAGATAGCCgtatcaatatatttttatttgcaaattattatttattaatggtaTGATTAAAATTGTTTAGATAAGACGTTCAGCTATTTAACCACTCGAAGTGGTCAACGACAGCCATAGTTCAAGACttcaaatatattcattataataaaaaaacgaCCTATAATTACCCTAAATTATTTACAATAACAAAGaatagaaaacattttgttcagttGAATGTTTTGCGTACGCATGAGTATCCACAAGAGTTGAGAGTCTTTAAGATTAAGATTAGATGAGATGGAAAAGTGTTATTGCAAGCTATTCGCTGCCtagtttgaaaaacaaaacacgtgATCGGTTATTTCAGAACTTGGACGGGATTTTATCAAATCACTCACTAGTGACGATGAGGACcatctgacagaaaaaaatcaaagaatgGGCCTACAAAAAGTATAAtggcaaaaatattaaatagtaatatttataataaaatataatattccaTCAAAACATATGCATTAATTTAGCAAATACTTTGGTTAACAACTGGTGCGCACGTCGCCACGATAATTCTCTGCTTTTgtgttgtcattaaaaaaacaaattgtcaTAGATAATTATTGTAACTGGGACTATGTCCTCTGTTTGTTGTGTGCAGTACGAAGATATACCCCATTATGGCATGGAAGGAGTAGGAATCCCAACAACGATGTATGGGGACCCTCACGCGGCCAGATCCATGCAGGCAGTGCACCTGAATCACGGTCCCCTTCACTCGCACCAGTACCCGCACACAGCTCATACCAACACCATGCCACCTAGCATGGGCTCCTCCGTCAACGATGCTCTTAAAAGAGATAAAGATTCCATTTACGGGTAGGTTTAGGTGCCCAGAGAAAAATTCTTTGTCCTTTGGGTGCAGATACAATACCAAGGCACTCTTAGCGCTGAGGCGCTTTGTGTGTCACATATTCCGGAGGGAGATCCGGGAGAGAGAAAAGTTATTCAGGAGCCGATGCACTTAAAAGCCGTTAGGCGAAAACAGTACTACTCCAGTTGTCGGTTACTTTTTGATCATCAATTAATTTCGATTCATTATCGGACACCTTTTTCCTCATcgttattcatttatatatttgttggGATGTTTTGAGAATATTGTTGTTTATTGTGTAAAAATGGATTAGGTATAACTGGCTACTGATTGTGGCCTGGGAAGTTTGTACATCTTAGGCCATGTTTCTTTGCTAAACTCTAGAACTGTTCAATTTATGAATGCAACCTATtaacatagcctacattaatgTGTACATGATCGTGCAGAAATAACTTAATATATTGCTTAAACGTgcttatttacacatttaacaaGAAGCCAGTTtactatttatatatattatttttcattatttaaatccACGAACGCCAGTCCAGTCAGTTATCTGCCCTACTTAATGTGGTAAATCATATTCCAGCCAACAAGTAAAACACAGTAATTCCAAAGGTTTCCAATTagtgtgtaaaatgtattattttgaaattatatcATTTGAAACACAATGTTTGTGCTTTAACCAACGCATTTGGTACAGTTGCAGAAATGTTTGTAATGATGTGCATTGTCCCtgttatataaacaaataataaatcaagGCTATATCTGAGAGATTTGAACTGGCTTTTGGATGTGAATCATAAAATCCAAGTCTGGCCGTCATGCGAAGCTAATAGCTGTGACTGCTTAGAGTCGCTCTTCTGGAATTCTATATGCGTGTGTCGACAGTCCTAAACATGACATCTTTTGACGGTTTAGCTTTCTGATTTATTAGCAGGTCTTTCTATGAAGTGCACTAGTTTTTCATGGTATACAATGTCGACGCTTTTCGAATACGAAATGAGAGGGGGTGTGCGGAGGAGAGGAATTGCTGCTAAGTAAAGGCCTCTGACGAAGCAAGTCAACTATTTGTTACAAGGTTCTTCAGCGCTGTGAAAGACCAGTAATGAGCCTTGACCGTGGATTGAACTAGCACCGTAACACAGGACCAAAGACTTATTGATCACAGTGTGCCTCTTCTTTGTGACTTTCAGACTCTTTATCTTGAGCACTCAGTGACGGTTACAATTGTATTTTATTCCAGGcaccccctcttccctcttctaGCTCTGATTTTTGAGAAATGTGAATTAGCAACTTGCACACCCAGAGAACCCGGGGTTGCGGGAGGCGATGTGTGTTCCTCTGAGTCTTTCAACGAAGATATAGCAGTGTTTGCCAAACAGGTCAGAGAATGTTCTGTTACACATAACAGTCTAGCCATTTGTGCTAATTAAGAattcttattaatatttattcatagtGTATAATTGTTTATATTATAACTGTAATTCACACAGGACGAGTATTACATTCCTTACCGCAAGTTCTTTTGAATGTCTAAACAACAGCAAGAGCTACAACAACAAcgcaataataacaacaacagtaaaACAATACAGAGTAGATATACTTTTGAATTAGATGACAGGGATTGTAATAATGGGATTATATTTTTGAGACGTTATTTAACTTCGTGATGATCATTTTCTCCTTCAGATTCGGGCAGaaaaacctttattttcttcaaatcCAGAGCTCGATAATCTGGTAAGCGTATGCATTGTTTAAATATACATAAGAATACTGGATTGTGAATGAGTCTATATATAAACCGGACTATATGTATTGCAAGCGTGGCAGATCCAAAAACTGCATGCGGTCTGTCCAAAAGTTTATGCCCGATAAATATTCACGAAGTCGGCTTGAAATAAGATTGTTTACTGTAATGATAGCGCATGTTGTCATCACAGATAACCGTCTATAGTGCTACAATTGGAAAGCTGTCATATGGCTTTTAATACTGCTTTTCCACTCAGTGACATGCCTATATGCAAATCATTGCCATCTTGGTTTGCAAGGCCTCCTCTCTCAGTACAGTGTTGAGCTGGTTTTTCAAACCAGTGGTGGAAGACAGACCCCCtcccaggctgtgtgtaattaaGCTCACACGGTTATTATATCTCATTTaggtatttgaaaaaaaaagttagataACTGTTACATTTTAGAACCATTTCGTGCAAATTTATGGATGCTGCATGTATAATCATTTGGCTGTAATCAGAATGTGcagtttaatattaattaatacgTTTCATGCTAATaaatttaacttttaattttCCAGATGATACAAGCAATTCAAGTATTAAGATTTCatctgctggagctggagaaggtaATTTTTCCTCAGTAATAGTGGCCGGTGTTATAGTTCAGACCTGTAGGgtacatttgcataaatgtctttttttctggtctGTTGTAATTAGTGTCAAAATCAATCTTGGCGCCTATTTCTCTTCCGAGTTTAATTACAATTCAAGCTGCTAAAAACAGGATCAGATACCCCATTACCCAGTAATAATCTCACTTTTAATCCCACAATGTGATTTATTGCGGAGAATTTGCGTTTATTGGAAATAACATGTTCTGTATTGAATAACGTGTGAAATTGATTACTTTTAGTATCTGAATAACTGAATTTATAATTGAGTGACATAATGACTCTCGTCGTAttacatcattttatttaaaatcattttatatagTGATGTTTGAAAATTGAAGTTGGGCAAAGAACGAATCACCTCATCGGTATATAGGCTAACTCTGCAGTTTTGGAAACGGAATGAAAATacttaaaaggaaaataaaacttaaattgGTGGTATACTTAAACACCCACACGAATACAGTGACAGTAGCcattatatatagcctatatgttcATAATTATTAGCAGTTCTGGACATTAAGCGTAGGCTAGGGTGTGGGTAATGTCCAGTTTTCTGAATGGACTCCCCGGAAAGGAAAGTGGTAGTGAAATAACTAGACGAAATTAAACAGTTTACCTTAAATGTCACTCAAGCAGGTCGTCCCTCTAACGGTCACACCCGGGGAGCAGATGCATTTAGCATGGGTGTTGAATATGTTGTAGCCCGTGAGTCGTCTTGTCACTGTCAATTTTCTGCGATATCTCTATTTTGCAAGAAAATGAAGTTATCCCAAATTCCGGATAAGATATAGCTATATCTGGCTTTCGAATTGCATTGCAACGAGAATTCAAATATTTGGAAAACGTTCCATGTCAAAGAGAGATCTTGTAGtgaccttttttcatttttgtatgtttttcatttcccttCGTCTCTCAAGGTACACGAACTTTGTGACAATTTCTGTCATCGGTACATCAGCTGTTTAAAGGGGAAAATGCCCATCGACTTGGTTATTGATGACAGAGAAGGCGGATCAAAATCAGACAGCGAAGAAATCACAAGATCGTCGGGGAATCTTGATCAGGTGTGtgaaatttctcttttttgtataaaatatcTAGGTTATTGAGATTGTCTTCTGGGTCAGTACTCTACCTCCCTGCTATCTGCATGCGATTAAGGCGGTTTTAAATTCCAGCGGAATGAAACATTTGGAATAATGTGTCCATTATTGCTTCATTAAGGTTTGATCCCGGAACCGACCTGGGAAGATTAGCTTGTGAAAGCATCGCCGTAAACTTGACCTGTTTCTTGTCCATTTTAATTTAGTCTTTTCGTTTTTCGCTTCGCTTTTAATAGAAGCTAAATGTTATCTTGTGACATCATTTTAGATCGCTAAATACTCAGAAGGGAAATTTATCTGTGAGCAAATCTCAGAGATGATCTGAGGGACTTGGGAGGGAGAAAGACCGATGTGGATAAGTGCCTGCCTTCTCTGCTGTTGTTCACGGTTCATTTGCTGTCTTGTCAGTACTTTTCTTTAAACATGAGCGCGCACCAGTGCTTATCCGTgggttgttttgtttaaaacagaCCCTTTGATTTTAattcctgtttcatttttacGGACGGGATGCATGACGCATTTGAGACACTATGGACGAAATTAGATCTGCTAACCCACAGCACATGCCAGTTATTTTGTCTAAGGATTACAGGGGAAATACTGGTCTCTGTATTTCTTATAATCGGCTTCGCATATGCCGAATAAAATGTACAGGAGTAGGCCTACTCCGCCTTCGTGTAAACATGTTTTCCTTAGGTGTCCTCTGGATATAACGTAGGTTTTGCAAGGGATATTGGACATAACGAGAGGAATTTGCTTCACCTGCACATAAAAGTAATGAAGCGATCAgggtaaataattaaaatttaaatatgaagTTCCATATGGTTGAGTGATCAACTGGAGGAGGCGAGACCAACTGTGGGCTAGTGCGCTTTCTCTTTGCGTCGATCGACAGCCTTTAGATGAGTGAAAAGCTTACAGCCCGCGCAGCCCAATTCATTATTGAAATGGGAATAAAGTGCAGCGACCTCACACTGCCAACTGTCTCCGTTGCAGTTTTAGCGACCATTGTGATATTTAGCGaatcagaaattaaacaattcagttcaattcagaaACATATTAATGGAAATAACAACACATCGGGCATTTTAGTACTTTCTTCATACTTAATTCCCAAGGGCGCAGTTGTCCCGCCTCgcagcattttcaaaatgttaaacttGAGATAGCGAACAAGTTAACAGACAGAAATAGAATTTCAGTGGACCCAAGGGTTCTAAGGTATATGGAGCTTTCTGAGCAAATTATGATTTGCTTGGGGGCATGGACTCAGATCTTTAATTGACTTTAAGATGAAGACATGCCCTAATTTTTCCTAATGATAGGACTGCACATAGCCGAAATATTGAGGCCAATATCTAATAGGCTATGTTTACTGGATTAGGCTACCTAAACGAAGCACTTATAGATACGTAAAACATTTGCGGACCTTCTGTTGTCAAGTAGCCTAGATCAGCCTATTCTGACACGTTGTAATGACGATCTTCTACACTGGACAATAGGCCTACTTGGGATTAATTGGTGTATTTTGTGTTCGCTTTATCGATGGATAGCCTACCAGTTAAactattttttgtattttatatttcttttgtgACTTGTGTCTGCTGTTATGTGTCGGTGACATCCCTAACGAATTTGTGTCGTGTGTGCATTATCTCGTtccatatgtatttttaatatgtgcCCTCGGGCATAAAGTTGAATTGGGCtggaaaaaatgttctttgtgcAAATTCTCAACAATGTTAacaagagggagagggaaggctCATTTATTCATAAACCAATTTATTCAAGCAAGGGGACTGTAGCATAAAAATTGCGGGGAAAATATAGTGAATTTATTAAACTCTTAGGCCcgtgtttctgctgttttcacCGCCTGCGCACCCGGGCGTCGGAGCAATAATATTTTGGCTCCTTTATCTTATAGTTTTGTTTCCCGAACGTTTTAATAAAAGTCTGTGAGGCTGGGAGTAACGTGCTGGCGAAAGACCCAGGGCGCCTCCCAAAGAAAAGAGCGGAGCAGAGCTGAAAGGTGAAAAAGTCACAGCCTCTCCACTCCGTTGTGAATGCGGCCGAGCCAGTTCTAAATCACGTTGTGTACTTTGGGCCGCTCTGATAAATGCAGAGCCCCCTCAGGTGCTATGTGAGCCGGAGTGACTGGTTAGCTGCTTAACCCTTTCACACCAGTGTCTTCAGTAGGCTACAGGGCCTGCATAATTTTCACTTGAACTAGCCTATCATAGCATTGGTCACTTGCGCGGAAATGGCAAAACGATTGATTTATAAAAGCGTGGCATCGCTCTGCATGCATTTTAGGTAGTTCGCTAACAGTATTAACGATTGAaaatgttgatcagactgtaTCATTTACTGTCAAGTCATTCGAGTGACAGCCATTTTAACACTGTCTTTTAAGGCGTTTTGCTTGTATGCAAGCTCATTTTTGACGGTAAAGGCATTATAAGCCACGCTTTGCAAAGTTGTCTTTATGCGCGAGGAGTACAGGGAAGTAATTAGGTCTTAGCCAAAGAAGCAAATGTCTCAATGTCTCACCATTTCAGGTAGCAGTAATGAGTATGATGGGTTGCTACCTGTCTTAAGAGCCGTGCTGATTGTTGCTTACCGTGGTTGCGGAAGTGGgttttaaagtaattaaatgcTCAGCGGTTGTTTGCTTCTGTCActgctgcagtgctgcagtgtggtAAAACAGGGACGCTGGCTGTTGTTGCCGCTATAAGTCATTTTGTGTTTGCGCGTGCTTTGTTGCGATAGAATTTGAGTTTACTCAAAATGTTTTACAGACACACTGTAAGACATTTCTGTCCTGACAGATGCGACGCGTTCGTCGTCATGTTTTTAACGGGGCCTCATCTTGTTCTCTTCATGGGTTGTTGTcaaatattacataaatataatttcgTGCTTTTACATACTAAAAGTGCcatcaggaagaaaaaaaaaaaatctatgccATTATTGGTAACTGCCCTTATTCTCATACATGCTTTGCGTGCGGCTATATTAAACTGTCTTTCGGTTAAATTTCTATATCACACGATGTTCTTAATGCACTCATTATCAATAATTACTCTTTTAAACCGTTACTGTGACATTGTAGCCATGGCCCCCATCTCCAGCGTGGGCAGTTGTGGCTGGCTGCTGCCAAGGGTTCAACAAGTGGCACAAAGGGCTGACCACGTGACAACTCCCTTTTTCTATTCATGACCACAGCAGCGCAAGAAATGTGGTGGCTCTGACGAGTCAAATAAAAGTAGGCctttttcagaatttcattaaaataatatatgtgACACACCCACCCGTGAAGATAACTTGACCCTAAACATTTGTAATCTGTACAATTTAGAGTGAATaattttctggggaaaaaaaatcagaccagaaaataaaatttgaatttataAAGGCCCATACCGTACACATTTGTAATTGCTTGCAATGAATTCACACTTGTCTGTATTTGAAGAGAAGACTTGCCATATGGGCAGACTCAGGCTTTTTTCCATGTGATGCATATTACTGATATATCGTGTGGTGGTTAGAAGGAACTGCACATGGAAATAGTAAAACGTTGAAAATTGTGGAGTTTGTGCAGAGGCTTACTTGGTTTCGATGTTTGAATCGGCAACAGATTACATTACTCAAGTTTGTAGGGTCTACACATGGTAGATTAATTTCTCCTTCTGCAGATGAGCTTATGGACAATAGAAATCAATTACTGCATAAGGAAGCTATATCCCTGTCTCAGTTTTTTAAAGTAATCAGTGAGTTTGTCTATTAGGAACATTTCAAGTAAATCTTATATCAACAGGCCTTTTGTGTGGCTGAAAGGTGTAAGCGTTCATTTCTTTACTTTATTTCGTCAATATGAAAATTTACTTTGTGTTGTAGCTTTCATTTaagtttgtgttttattttatgaaagacTAGCATAATTTGTTTCTTATATTTCAGAAGAATTTTCAAGTAAGTACCTAAATAGGTAGTGGTTTTAAAACTAAGAACAGCAAGTAAAATGCGCAATTAGCTTTT
It encodes:
- the LOC118218110 gene encoding homeobox protein Meis1 isoform X2, whose product is MAQRYEDIPHYGMEGVGIPTTMYGDPHAARSMQAVHLNHGPLHSHQYPHTAHTNTMPPSMGSSVNDALKRDKDSIYGHPLFPLLALIFEKCELATCTPREPGVAGGDVCSSESFNEDIAVFAKQIRAEKPLFSSNPELDNLMIQAIQVLRFHLLELEKVHELCDNFCHRYISCLKGKMPIDLVIDDREGGSKSDSEEITRSSGNLDQTSWNRDHDDTASTRSGGTPGPSSGGHTSHSGDNSSEQGDGLDNSVASPSTGDDDDPDKEKKRNKKRGIFPKVATNIMRAWLFQHLTHPYPSEEQKKQLAQDTGLTILQVNNWFINARRRIVQPMIDQSNRAVSQGTPYNPDGQPMGGFVMDGQQHMGIRPPGPMSGMGMNMGMEGQWHYM